A window of Candidatus Tanganyikabacteria bacterium contains these coding sequences:
- a CDS encoding Mov34/MPN/PAD-1 family protein: MPVEVAVRAAALAAARRHGDGSPGREVGGILYGRCVRRDDCYAVEICAALPARDAAGSAVHLVFTPAAWEHVFAGRAALEPDLEIVGWYHTHPGLGVFLSGTDRRTHATWFGRPWQVAMVLDPLADEAGLFSGSGEAIACRVVREAGETPALPGAGRTPALP, from the coding sequence TTGCCTGTCGAGGTCGCGGTGCGCGCCGCGGCCCTCGCGGCGGCCCGCCGCCACGGCGATGGAAGCCCCGGGCGGGAGGTGGGCGGGATCCTGTACGGGCGCTGCGTCCGGCGGGACGATTGCTACGCGGTCGAGATCTGCGCGGCGCTCCCGGCCCGGGACGCCGCGGGTTCGGCGGTGCACCTGGTGTTCACGCCCGCGGCGTGGGAGCACGTCTTTGCCGGGCGCGCGGCGCTGGAGCCCGATCTGGAGATCGTGGGCTGGTACCACACGCACCCGGGGCTGGGCGTCTTTCTCTCGGGGACCGATCGCCGGACGCATGCGACCTGGTTCGGCCGGCCGTGGCAGGTGGCCATGGTGCTGGATCCGCTCGCCGACGAAGCCGGCTTGTTTTCCGGGAGCGGCGAGGCGATCGCGTGTCGCGTGGTCCGTGAGGCCGGCGAGACGCCGGCGCTCCCGGGCGCGGGCCGCACGCCGGCGCTCCCG
- a CDS encoding ThiF family adenylyltransferase, with translation MTFALPDRSRFARHRQIAGWDQERLAAATVLVAGCGALGNEAAKNLALLGVGRLILVDFDRIEESNLVRSVLFRPGDVGRPKAAVAAERLADLHPEGRFVPLAGDLWCDVGLGLVRAARLAVGCLDSVNARFALNRLAMRAGTPWLDGGLGVAACQVARYDPRAGACYECHMTPEMSRRFAERFSCAGLARQGRGGGVPTTAVSAALAGALLAGEAVAILHGQDGGLRPGQRLTAQLAPYRLEVDDLPGNPDCCAHGVLGPVESAGAPHGVSARDLLGGEEGAVELGFELVTALVCVRCGPEAVLVPRPRLRREDALCPGCGNERAVDWVSWIESEMSIADRPLHELGVPAHHVVRVHGTRTRDVLLGGTLL, from the coding sequence ATGACCTTCGCGCTGCCCGACCGATCGCGCTTCGCGCGCCACCGGCAGATCGCCGGCTGGGACCAGGAGCGGCTTGCCGCCGCGACGGTCCTGGTGGCGGGCTGCGGCGCCCTCGGCAACGAGGCGGCGAAGAACCTGGCGTTGCTGGGCGTCGGCCGGCTGATCCTGGTGGACTTCGACCGCATAGAGGAGTCCAACCTGGTGCGCAGCGTGCTCTTCAGGCCCGGCGACGTGGGCCGGCCGAAGGCGGCGGTCGCCGCGGAGCGCCTGGCCGACCTCCACCCGGAAGGCCGCTTCGTGCCCCTGGCCGGCGACCTGTGGTGCGACGTGGGCCTCGGTCTGGTGCGCGCCGCGCGGCTAGCCGTGGGCTGCCTGGATTCGGTCAACGCCCGCTTCGCCCTCAATCGCCTGGCGATGCGGGCCGGCACGCCCTGGCTCGACGGCGGGCTGGGCGTCGCGGCTTGCCAGGTGGCGCGCTACGATCCGCGGGCGGGCGCCTGCTACGAATGCCACATGACGCCCGAGATGAGCCGGCGCTTCGCCGAGCGGTTCTCCTGCGCCGGCCTGGCGCGGCAGGGCCGCGGCGGCGGCGTGCCCACGACCGCCGTCTCGGCCGCCCTTGCCGGCGCCTTGCTGGCCGGCGAGGCCGTCGCCATCCTGCATGGCCAGGACGGCGGATTGCGCCCGGGCCAGCGGCTGACGGCGCAGCTGGCGCCCTATCGGCTGGAGGTAGACGATCTGCCGGGCAATCCCGACTGCTGCGCGCATGGCGTGCTGGGCCCGGTCGAGTCCGCGGGGGCGCCCCACGGTGTGTCGGCCCGCGATCTGCTCGGCGGCGAGGAGGGCGCGGTGGAACTGGGTTTCGAGCTCGTCACCGCGCTCGTGTGCGTGCGGTGCGGCCCGGAAGCGGTCCTGGTCCCGCGGCCGCGGTTGCGGCGCGAAGATGCCCTGTGTCCGGGCTGCGGGAACGAACGCGCGGTCGACTGGGTCTCCTGGATCGAGAGCGAAATGTCGATCGCGGATAGACCGTTGCATGAGCTGGGAGTGCCCGCGCACCATGTCGTCCGGGTCCACGGGACCCGGACGCGCGATGTCCTGCTGGGCGGAACGCTGCTATGA
- a CDS encoding ACT domain-containing protein, translating to MPHFALTAIGEDQPGIVSAVTEPLARLGCNLEDSSSCILRGHFAVMLILAAPAGLEAAGIAAEISRYTDPLGVIVTVRPLREEAVTASAAPSHLLSVYGADRPGIVHGVTQLLFDRGINITELNTRLVGRAQAPVYAMLMELALPAGTGSAELEADLRELAGRLAVDVSLRPLDAEAL from the coding sequence ATGCCTCACTTCGCGTTGACGGCCATCGGCGAGGACCAGCCCGGCATCGTCTCGGCCGTCACCGAGCCGCTGGCACGGCTGGGCTGCAACCTCGAGGACTCGAGCTCCTGCATCCTGCGCGGGCATTTCGCCGTCATGCTCATCCTGGCCGCGCCGGCCGGCCTGGAGGCCGCCGGCATCGCCGCCGAGATATCCCGCTACACCGATCCGCTCGGCGTCATCGTCACGGTGCGGCCCTTGCGCGAGGAGGCCGTCACCGCGTCGGCGGCTCCCAGCCACCTCTTGTCGGTGTACGGCGCCGATCGGCCAGGCATCGTCCACGGCGTCACGCAGTTGCTCTTCGATCGCGGCATCAACATCACCGAGCTCAACACGCGCCTGGTGGGGCGGGCCCAGGCGCCCGTCTACGCCATGCTCATGGAGCTGGCGCTCCCCGCCGGCACCGGCTCCGCGGAGCTGGAGGCCGACCTGCGCGAGCTGGCCGGGCGCCTGGCGGTGGACGTCTCCCTGCGCCCCCTTGACGCCGAGGCGCTCTAG
- the def gene encoding peptide deformylase, whose protein sequence is MTPRRSRLVVREVLVYPAPGLKAVAAPLSAIDGVAAGLAADMIDTLRSFPGCVGLAAPQIGVALRAVVFDLSGHRKARSCHGLVVLFNPELVLAEGSEVMREGCLSLPDLTANVRRATDIVVRGLSRDGEEIVIHADAFEARVILHEMDHLDGYLFLDRVASLKHDLFQRKVYR, encoded by the coding sequence TTGACGCCGAGGCGCTCTAGGCTAGTGGTCCGGGAGGTCCTGGTCTATCCGGCCCCGGGGCTCAAGGCCGTGGCCGCGCCGCTATCGGCAATCGACGGGGTGGCCGCCGGCCTCGCCGCGGACATGATCGACACCTTGCGAAGCTTCCCGGGCTGCGTGGGGCTGGCGGCGCCCCAGATCGGCGTGGCGTTGCGCGCCGTGGTCTTCGATCTCTCCGGCCACCGGAAGGCGCGGAGCTGCCATGGCCTGGTCGTGCTCTTCAATCCCGAACTGGTCCTGGCCGAAGGCTCGGAAGTCATGCGGGAGGGATGCCTGTCGCTGCCCGACCTGACGGCAAACGTCCGGCGCGCCACCGACATCGTGGTGCGAGGGTTGTCCCGCGACGGGGAAGAGATCGTCATCCACGCCGATGCGTTCGAGGCCCGGGTGATCCTGCATGAGATGGACCATCTCGACGGCTACCTCTTCCTCGACCGCGTGGCCTCCCTCAAGCACGACCTATTCCAGCGCAAGGTATACAGGTGA
- a CDS encoding PilZ domain-containing protein: MGERLRPGLLMGRDLVRPGAWIPLIRGGTRLTPIIIERVMLLGLEAEALDCVDWSARVRLDVSEDDTFVPVRPLGDSRRHPAAHADSCDLPSFLQAQEVEILHDALRGGCLPSVVRGVVERMDRRLEFAPPSTEFRVRSTFLLSHPLNVMTLSMAVGKSLGFKGDALFELATGALLHEADADSLELNDGLARLAAVGKVRELLRRHADWKQGTGLVEVGGDRPLPHPADVLAVADTYDTMLADRPSARRMPPGVAHRAIAAMAGRRFEDRTALAFARRVQPYPVGTSVRLTDRREARVVDVSAADPLRPVVVVAGERIDLTRAGGLAIADVCVRRKEERTSLSLPVKLRLDDRDAIWAMLVDVSDHGACIEVDGSPETACRAEIELSAPRRAALRAPALVCWMRPAGDSTTRIGLHAPAGGLRREALAYDSAAC, translated from the coding sequence ATGGGCGAGCGGTTGCGCCCGGGCCTGTTGATGGGCCGCGATCTGGTACGGCCCGGGGCGTGGATCCCGTTGATCCGCGGCGGCACCCGCCTGACGCCGATCATCATCGAACGCGTCATGCTGCTGGGCCTCGAAGCCGAAGCCCTCGACTGCGTCGACTGGTCGGCGCGCGTCCGCCTCGACGTCTCGGAAGACGACACCTTCGTGCCGGTGAGGCCCCTGGGCGACTCGCGCCGCCATCCGGCGGCGCACGCCGACTCGTGCGATCTCCCGAGCTTCCTGCAGGCCCAGGAGGTCGAGATCCTCCACGACGCCCTGCGCGGCGGATGCCTCCCGTCGGTCGTGCGGGGAGTGGTCGAACGCATGGACCGGCGCCTCGAGTTCGCCCCGCCCTCGACCGAGTTCCGCGTCCGGAGCACGTTTCTCCTCAGCCACCCGCTGAACGTCATGACCCTCAGCATGGCGGTGGGCAAGAGCCTGGGCTTCAAGGGCGACGCCTTGTTCGAACTGGCGACCGGCGCCCTGCTGCATGAAGCCGACGCCGACAGCCTGGAACTCAACGACGGTCTGGCGCGCCTGGCGGCGGTCGGAAAGGTGCGCGAACTCCTGCGCCGCCACGCCGACTGGAAGCAGGGGACGGGCCTGGTAGAGGTGGGCGGCGACCGGCCCCTGCCGCATCCGGCCGACGTCCTGGCAGTGGCCGACACCTACGACACCATGCTGGCCGATCGGCCCTCCGCCCGCCGCATGCCGCCAGGCGTGGCTCACCGCGCCATAGCGGCCATGGCCGGCCGGCGCTTCGAGGATCGGACGGCTCTGGCTTTCGCCAGGCGCGTTCAGCCCTATCCGGTGGGGACAAGCGTCCGGTTGACCGACCGGCGGGAAGCCAGGGTCGTGGACGTCTCCGCCGCGGATCCGCTCCGCCCGGTCGTCGTGGTGGCGGGCGAGCGCATCGACCTCACGCGGGCCGGCGGCCTGGCCATCGCCGACGTGTGCGTCCGCCGCAAGGAGGAGCGGACCTCCCTGAGCCTGCCGGTGAAGCTGCGCCTGGACGATCGCGACGCCATCTGGGCCATGCTGGTGGACGTCTCGGACCATGGCGCCTGCATCGAGGTGGACGGCAGTCCCGAGACGGCTTGCCGCGCCGAGATCGAGCTGTCGGCGCCGCGGCGCGCCGCGTTGCGGGCGCCCGCCCTCGTGTGCTGGATGCGCCCGGCGGGCGACAGCACGACCCGCATCGGGCTGCATGCCCCGGCCGGCGGCCTGCGGCGCGAGGCCCTCGCCTACGACTCGGCGGCCTGCTGA